A genomic window from Brassica oleracea var. oleracea cultivar TO1000 chromosome C8, BOL, whole genome shotgun sequence includes:
- the LOC106309777 gene encoding 1-aminocyclopropane-1-carboxylate oxidase homolog 6-like, which yields METKDFDTYSERKAFDETKEGVKGLVDAHITEIPRIFRVPQGTLSDKKPSVSASDPTIPIIDFADVHVSRERIVEKIKDAAGNWGFFQVINYGVPLNVLEEIQGGVRRFFEQDLEVKKSYFTRDAAKRFVYNSNFDLYSSSLCVGWRDSFACYMAPDPPNPEELPVVCRDAMIEHTKHMTSLGVLLFELLSEALGLSSDKLKRMDCMKGFLMICHYYPPCPQPDLTIGTNNHSDNSFLTILLQDQVGGLQIHHQDHWVDVTPIPGALVINIGDFLQLITNDKFISAEHRVLSNRNETRISVASFFSTSMLPNATVYGPIKELLSEENPPKYREITLEEYTKGYFKKGLDGTSYLSNFKL from the exons ATGGAGACCAAAGACTTCGACACGTACAGCGAGCGCAAAGCTTTCGACGAGACCAAAGAAGGCGTGAAAGGCCTCGTCGATGCTCATATCACCGAGATTCCTCGTATATTCCGCGTCCCTCAAGGCACCTTATCCGACAAGAAACCTTCTGTTTCCGCCTCGGATCCCACCATCCCTATCATCGACTTTGCAGACGTCCACGTCTCGCGTGAACGTATCGTCGAGAAGATCAAAGACGCTGCGGGGAACTGGGGTTTTTTCCAGGTGATCAATTACGGTGTTCCTTTGAACGTTCTTGAAGAGATTCAAGGAGGAGTTCGAAGGTTCTTTGAGCAAGATCTAGAGGTTAAGAAATCTTACTTCACTCGTGACGCCGCTAAGAGATTTGTCTATAATAGTAACTTTGATCTGTATAGTTCTTCTTTATGTGTTGGCTGGAGAGATAGCTTCGCTTGTTACATGGCTCCTGATCCTCCTAACCCTGAAGAGCTCCCTGTGGTTTGCAG GGATGCTATGATTGAACACACGAAGCATATGACGAGCTTAGGTGTTTTGCTCTTTGAACTCTTGTCGGAAGCTCTTGGTCTTAGCTCTGATAAGCTTAAGAGGATGGATTGTATGAAGGGTTTTCTTATGATATGCCATTACTACCCTCCCTGTCCTCAACCTGACTTAACCATCGGCACAAATAACCATTCAGACAACTCTTTCCTTACGATTCTTCTTCAAGACCAAGTCGGTGGCCTTCAGATTCATCATCAAGACCATTGGGTCGATGTCACGCCTATTCCCGGGGCTCTGGTTATCAACATAGGAGATTTCTTGCAG CTGATAACCAACGACAAGTTCATAAGCGCAGAACATAGGGTGCTTTCCAACCGAAATGAAACGAGGATTTCAGTAGCGAGCTTTTTCAGCACGAGTATGCTTCCAAATGCAACTGTTTATGGACCAATCAAAGAGCTTCTCTCTGAAGAAAACCCTCCAAAATACAGAGAGATTACTTTAGAAGAATACACAAAAGGATACTTTAAAAAGGGCCTTGATGGAACATCTTATCTGTCCAATTTCAAGTTATGA